Proteins from one Thaumasiovibrio subtropicus genomic window:
- a CDS encoding O-acetylhomoserine aminocarboxypropyltransferase/cysteine synthase family protein — MKDETLAIHFGYETDPTTKSVATPIYQTVAYEFDNAQHGADLFNLEVPGNIYTRIMNPTNDVLEKRMAALEGGLAALAVSAGSSAIHYAILTLAEAGDNIISTPQLYGGTYTLFAHMLPKMGIEVRFASDDKPETLAALIDEKTKAVYCESIGNPAGNIVDIAGIADLAHAQGVPVIVDNTVATPALCKPIEFGADIVVHSLTKYVGGHGTTLGGIIVDSGKFPWATHKTRFPVLNQPEPSYHGVVYTEAFGEAAFIGRARTVPLRNTGSALSPMNAFLLMQGLETLSLRMERHTENALKVAEYLANHDKVSWVSYAGLPQSPHYSLAKKYMNGKPSAILSFGLKDGYDAGVRFYDALQIFKRLVNIGDAKSLACHPASTTHRQLSAEEQAQAGVSPEMIRLSVGIEHIDDILADLEQALNQD; from the coding sequence ATGAAAGATGAAACCCTCGCGATTCACTTTGGCTACGAGACGGATCCAACCACAAAATCGGTAGCGACCCCTATCTACCAAACGGTGGCTTACGAGTTTGACAACGCACAACACGGTGCAGACCTCTTCAACTTAGAAGTCCCTGGCAACATCTACACCCGGATCATGAACCCCACTAATGATGTACTCGAAAAGAGAATGGCAGCCTTGGAAGGTGGTCTCGCCGCACTTGCGGTGAGCGCGGGAAGTAGCGCCATCCATTATGCTATTCTGACCTTGGCTGAGGCGGGTGATAATATTATTTCTACTCCCCAACTCTATGGCGGTACCTACACGCTTTTTGCGCATATGCTGCCCAAGATGGGGATAGAGGTGCGTTTTGCAAGTGATGACAAACCAGAAACCCTGGCCGCCCTCATTGACGAAAAGACCAAAGCGGTATACTGCGAAAGCATTGGTAACCCAGCGGGTAACATTGTCGATATTGCTGGCATTGCCGACCTAGCCCATGCACAAGGTGTCCCGGTTATCGTTGATAATACAGTGGCAACACCCGCGCTTTGCAAACCGATTGAGTTTGGCGCTGATATTGTTGTTCACTCACTGACGAAATATGTTGGCGGCCACGGCACGACCTTAGGCGGTATTATTGTTGATAGTGGCAAATTCCCATGGGCAACACACAAGACACGCTTCCCAGTACTCAACCAACCTGAGCCGTCATACCACGGTGTTGTCTATACCGAAGCCTTTGGCGAAGCTGCATTTATCGGCCGTGCCCGCACCGTTCCACTCCGAAATACGGGGAGTGCGCTATCACCTATGAATGCTTTTTTACTGATGCAAGGATTGGAAACGCTTTCGTTGCGCATGGAAAGGCATACCGAAAATGCCCTAAAAGTTGCCGAGTACTTAGCAAACCACGATAAAGTAAGTTGGGTAAGTTATGCCGGGTTACCGCAAAGCCCGCACTATTCACTAGCCAAGAAATACATGAATGGCAAACCTTCTGCGATCCTCTCATTCGGACTTAAAGACGGGTACGACGCCGGGGTACGTTTCTACGATGCGCTGCAAATCTTCAAACGTTTAGTCAATATTGGCGATGCAAAGTCACTGGCCTGCCATCCAGCATCAACCACACACCGCCAGCTCAGTGCTGAGGAGCAAGCGCAAGCGGGTGTTTCCCCAGAGATGATCCGTTTGTCTGTTGGGATTGAACATATCGATGACATTCTTGCTGACCTAGAGCAAGCGCTAAATCAAGACTAA
- a CDS encoding GNAT family N-acetyltransferase, translating into MNFIEVNAEQAPLQLLYEADPNPDKVASYLPRCRIIVAVEDGNQVGVAALLPHRVGEWELINLAVSPDYQKKGIGATLLEYVIDWTRAQKGYYLGLGTGTFGYQLAFYQRAGFRVERVIRNFFLDHYPHPVWEAGIQHQDMLWLGLKL; encoded by the coding sequence GTGAATTTTATTGAAGTCAATGCTGAACAAGCACCGTTGCAGCTGTTGTATGAGGCAGATCCAAATCCTGATAAGGTCGCGAGTTACCTGCCACGTTGCCGGATTATTGTCGCGGTGGAAGATGGCAATCAGGTTGGCGTTGCGGCATTGTTGCCTCATCGCGTCGGTGAATGGGAGTTAATTAATTTGGCTGTCTCGCCTGATTATCAAAAGAAAGGGATTGGTGCGACATTACTCGAGTATGTCATTGATTGGACGCGTGCTCAAAAAGGCTACTATTTAGGATTGGGGACGGGGACGTTTGGATACCAGTTAGCGTTTTACCAGCGGGCAGGTTTTCGGGTGGAACGTGTTATTCGTAACTTCTTTTTAGATCACTATCCTCACCCCGTTTGGGAGGCAGGTATACAGCATCAAGATATGCTTTGGTTAGGGTTGAAGTTGTGA
- a CDS encoding sensor domain-containing diguanylate cyclase, protein MAQRQSVQISIGDAMELQYTESERVIRRLYEITNAYDKGFQYQIRALLAMGLERFNLDIAILSRIEGDKYVVEHTIAPPDIPLRPGDTFELGKTYCSVTCEANSPVAIERVGESDALGTHPAYQAFGLESYVGIPVRCKGELYGTLNFSSATPYPRQFNEIDIDSLNLMASWIGVELIRLQQETELQLLNQKLVEQASTDSLTRLPNRRSMFKYLRKEVNRINRNSQLASLVLIDIDFFKKLNDKYGHQVGDEVLYAVAQSIKNTLRDYDFVARYGGEEFLVWLPETTQLEVENACRRVMNNIADIDIVDEMLTVSMGICHFKFTQHLNTDTDTLIDTMVAHADSSLYKAKAEGRNRFHQYELDDEKQLILPREDR, encoded by the coding sequence ATGGCACAGCGACAGTCAGTACAAATATCGATTGGGGATGCTATGGAGTTGCAATACACCGAAAGTGAACGTGTCATACGCCGCCTGTATGAGATTACAAACGCTTACGACAAGGGGTTTCAATATCAAATCCGAGCACTTCTGGCGATGGGGTTGGAGCGATTCAATTTAGATATTGCCATTTTGTCCCGCATAGAAGGGGATAAGTATGTTGTTGAACACACTATCGCGCCACCGGATATTCCGCTTCGTCCTGGCGATACCTTTGAGCTGGGTAAAACCTATTGTTCAGTGACCTGTGAAGCAAACTCTCCCGTTGCCATCGAACGTGTCGGTGAAAGTGATGCGTTGGGTACGCACCCTGCTTATCAAGCCTTTGGATTAGAGTCTTATGTAGGTATTCCTGTTCGTTGTAAAGGTGAACTGTATGGTACGTTGAACTTTTCGAGTGCAACGCCTTACCCTCGTCAATTTAATGAGATAGACATTGATTCATTGAATTTGATGGCGTCTTGGATAGGGGTCGAGCTGATTCGACTTCAGCAAGAAACGGAATTGCAACTGCTGAATCAAAAGCTGGTCGAGCAAGCCTCGACAGACAGCTTAACGCGACTACCTAATCGTCGTTCGATGTTCAAGTATTTGCGAAAAGAAGTAAACAGAATCAACCGGAATAGCCAGCTTGCTTCGCTGGTGTTGATTGATATCGATTTTTTCAAAAAGTTGAATGATAAATATGGCCATCAAGTCGGTGACGAGGTCTTGTATGCTGTCGCTCAGTCGATAAAAAATACGCTTCGCGATTATGACTTTGTCGCCCGTTATGGTGGCGAAGAGTTCTTAGTGTGGCTGCCTGAAACCACACAGCTCGAAGTCGAGAATGCTTGTCGGCGTGTCATGAATAATATTGCCGATATCGATATTGTTGACGAAATGCTGACCGTTAGTATGGGCATTTGCCATTTCAAGTTCACACAACATCTTAACACCGATACTGATACTTTGATTGACACTATGGTCGCACATGCCGACTCAAGCCTTTACAAAGCGAAAGCTGAAGGGCGGAATCGTTTTCATCAATATGAGTTGGATGATGAAAAGCAGTTAATTCTACCAAGAGAAGATCGTTAG
- the rsmS gene encoding pleiotropic regulatory protein RsmS produces MSSLDQAPAEIKLAVDLIYLLETNEIDPETALRAIEIVKDDLERKCGKTERVDNE; encoded by the coding sequence ATGTCATCACTGGACCAAGCTCCCGCAGAGATCAAACTCGCTGTCGACCTCATCTATCTATTAGAAACCAATGAAATTGATCCTGAAACCGCATTAAGAGCCATCGAGATTGTCAAAGATGACTTAGAACGAAAGTGTGGCAAAACAGAGAGGGTTGACAACGAATAA